GAATGAAacgttttattaaaattaatccaAAGAGGTTCCAAAGCTCTGTCGTTGTTTATAGGATAAAACTGTCCCTCGTGATACCTGGTGCATGTCTCCAAAGTCGATGAAtcgaaacattcattcattcattcattttctgccgcttatcctcacgatgctgtcttcaggcaaaaggcgcggtacaccctggactggtcgccagccaaccacagggcacatatagacaaacaaccattcacactcacattcatacctatggacaatttggagtcgccaattaacctagcatgtttttggaatgtgggaggaaaccggagtacccggagaaaaccctcgcatgcacggggagaacatgcaaactccacacagagatggccgagggtgggattgaactcgggtctcccagctgtgaggtctgcgcgctaaccactcatccaccgcaCAGTGCAGTCACCATTGATCACTACTACACAGGACGCTAAATAACTACTCAAGAGTTGTTGTTGCTCACCCACAGCAAAACACTTACGCTACGCTActtccatcaacaacagcaaGATAGAAACAtggacaacacttacaatgttcactctcattgggatggctgtgtcttccagcacacgaCCTGTGCTCTAGTCCTTGTTGAGTCTCTGTTGCGAAATTGAGAGCCAATCTTCTAACTAGTTTTCTCTCACagcacagaaaaggggaaaaggGAAAAGGGAAAGGATATGTGTTcgtggattgtgaatgatgggcaaaattcccccaaaaatgcAGCACTGCATAAGGAGTTGGAGGAATTTTGTATTTTGGGGAGTGGAGAGGGATCCTTGCTCAATGCAAGTTGACTGACTTCATATGTCTTATGTGGGCATAAGTGTATATTAAACCTAAAATATTAACCAATGGGGTTCAGCATCTTGGccaaggatactttgacatgatTTTGGAGGACacaggattgaaccagcaacattCATGTGGGCAgacaaccactctaccacctgagccatgctGCCCCAAACAATATAACCAATTATACTGAGTAACCAGGACAAACGCTGTTATGGGCATTGTAAATTTTTGCGTCTTTTCCAATAATTCCAATACCACAGAAAAAGCTTATGAGTTAGTTGATTAGAGGCTCACACTCCCGAAGATGACCTCCGAGCGAGGCCCATTTTATCCTCAACCTTAGATGTGTTCCACACAGATATACTTTTACTAGTTTTcaaacagttattattattttatttattttttttacagcatcctAAGGTCCGCAATGTGTTCAACTTGGATTTCCCGGACAGCAATCACCTGTCCAAAACACTGACTGTTGTCTCCGGTCCTGATACCGTCAACCTCACCTATCATAACTTCTTTGCCTCCAAGGATAAAGTGACACAGGTAATAAAGCACACAATGTTTTATTGGCCTGCTTCATCTGTCGCTGTTTACAAAGCTGCCTTTTGGTCGCTGATTCATTGCAGTGACAACAATGAGgcttctaccccccccccccccaacccatattcattcattgtctttatAAATCGAATTTTATCAACAATGAAATCCCAATTGGTACTGTTCATCTCAGTTATATTATACCATCGCCCTCTAGTGGCATATTGGCGTCACTTCACATGTTATTAATGTTGCTTTTTAGAGTGATGACATTGCAAAGTGAGCTAATGTTCTAATTGAATGTACACCAGAACTGGGCCAATGACATTCTTGCAATTGCTTACAATGCTGCCAGAAATAATGCCTGCAGGCAAGTTTTCCTGGACAAAATGTAAGTGAACACCTTATCTTGAAGTTTTATtgtgctgagttttttttttttagctgttacTCTGTCTTACATCTTAGATATGTTCGGATTTGTCTTCATACCAACAAGGACGGCAAGATCCCAGTGAAAAAGTAGGTTGCAACAACTCGGAAAAGTATGTGGGGGATGTTGAATGTTTTTCactgttaatattttgtgtgCTTGTCAGTATTTACAAGATGTTCCCTGCTGATAAGAAGAGGGTGGAAAGCGCCCTGGCGTCTGCACATCTCCCTAaaggaaaggtaaaaaaaaaaattatcttgcTAAAATGACTGTTACTTTGTAACAACCTGCAAAAGCTTTTCTTTTGTTGTCTTACAGTATGACAGCATGAAGTCTGATGTCTTCACTGAATCGGCCTTTAAGAACTTCTTAGCACATCTCTGTCCTCGCCCCGAAATCTATGAGATCTTCACTGCTTAGTGAGCCAGACCGCAACAATTCCTTGATTATCTCTTATTAAGTCTCTTATTAAGTCTTATTAAGTCTTTGCCATTCATTAGTTTACCATGTGTTTATTCATAGTTGTGGAGTTTTTAAtgggtaccgtattttctggactatgcagccaacaatgcacaacgaAAATACAGTCACTCTGGTGTTTAATTCTCAGGACCGTTcgaaccatgaaaaaaaaaagtgtgacacaCATTCCAGAAAAAAACGTTGGAAAGGACCAACttcaaaacctgtttatgtatGACCACATGATTCCACTTCACTGTGCCATTCAGCTCCAACAAACCCACCATGACGAAGGAACACTTCACCAAGTTCCTCAATGAGAAGCAGAGAGACTCTCGCCTCAACGAGGAACTGTTTCCCCGACTGCGGCAGGACCAGATTCGAGCTTTGATGGCCAAATATGAACCCTGCAACACCAACTGTAACAGAGGTGATGCTGCTCTCGGCTATTTTTTCTACCCCGCATGAACAGTTATTCAAATCTTCTTGTTAATCCGCAGGTCTGATTACTCCAGAAGGTCTTCTGTCCTTCCTCATGGGTCCAGAGACCTCTGTCGTCATGCAGGACAGGCTGGCCAAGTGTCAGGACATGACCCAGCCCATACCCCATTACTTCATTAAGTCCTCCCACAACACATACCTAACAGGTCACAGACGCTACATTGCCCTAAACTTTCTTATCTGATGCTCACACATGCTTTTCCTACAGCTGGTCAATTTTCCGGTGTTTCCTCTCCGGAGATGTACCGCCAGTGTCTGCTGTCCGGATGCCGGTGTCTGGAATTGGACTGCTGGAAGGGGAAACCACCAGAGGAGGAGCCAATCATTACACACGGCTTCACCATGACCACTGAGATCCTTTTCAAGGTTGCgtcattgatttaacaacataATATCCATTAGGTTTGAGatgtaacattattattgttattatattattattggtcAATATGGCACCCAAAACTATGGCCGATTTTATAAACAAACTTCTTTCCAGTGCTTCCCATACATCAGCGCTTCTCAGGTAGTGGCCGTGCCCCCCTTTATTTGAGGAGTGCACAATGTTGGTCCCAGCAATGCTTACAGTGGTTAGTACAGATCAAATCGGGGAGAACCACTTGCCATACAATCATTTGTGGCAACCATAGATTTGCCGCCATCTGTTTACATcagaggtgggcaaatatttagACTCGGGGGCCACATTAAGTTAATAAAATTGTttgggggggccagaatatatatttaacacacacacacactattttatgcttataattttccttttattttatgtgtaaaagtgttataatatcagctgtgtgttctcatgtcactttaaacatcagaccacatcaaactatgtcatttaattttacaattttgtttttttcttttactaaataagacatccgacttgcaagtcatgttgccagtttgtatgttaaaagttgaaatacttagaaagcaactggcgggccggattcaaacacttggtggaccacatgtggcccccgggccgtagtttgcccacccctggtttacatgaATGTTGTTTCTTGTGATGCTCAACAGGATGTGATTGAGGCCATTGCTGAGAGTGCCTTCAAAACCTCACCGTATCCTGTTATTCTTTCCTTCGAAAACCATGTTGACTCGTAAGAGCATTTCCAGTgttgtaacattattattattattattattattatcatcatcattaatcCCCATAGAAACGTAATGCTAGCATCTGAGGATGTTGACGAAGTAAACATGactgacattttttgtgttttgttctaGGGTGAAACAGCAGGAGAAGATGGCCAACTACTGcaaaaccatatttggtaatgCCTTGCTGACAGAGCCCCTGGACAAATACCCAGTGAGTACTCCAGTGCGGCAACACACAGACGTCTGTCAACACGACACAACCCAACACAACACACAGCTGCATAAACAAGCTGTACAGCAGTGGTCCATCTGTTCTATATTAGTTCAGCATCATTTATATGGTTttgtaaatcttttttttagaaGCTTATTTAGCCTATTATTAGcggcagtattctacactggccactaggtgtcagtaatgttacattgatgacacaATAGCCACCTCAAGAATGTCTATTCCATTTATTATGTATGTCTAAGGTGGCTTCCTTTCTGTTATTATAggtactatattgtgtaatataaatataaaagtgactataggggtgttatgacatgtcgacagggctctaataagcaCTTGACAGTATTTATAGCAGGGACCACATACCACAAACCACATACatttggtagagaaattatttttttcagattcaaatgtacagtataaacagttatttaacctttaacatgaacattaatgaaacttaataattttacccaattagcaagttagcatcgtactcagttccatctgggagcagcgtcgtaactttaacaacatgtttgatgagatgctttatcttgacgtgtattttccgttttattccaaatcatttcctgcatttgtacccagcgtcataagcctttagcttcattgctaatccaaagcaaaacagggcggggtaacagggtagggtaacagtatgggcggggcaaaatcattttaattgtgTCCAGTGTGCACGCAGCttgaagctgtcatttcaacattaaactttggcatcaagttgggggcctcaaactagcgtctcttgggcaacatttggcccgtgggccgcaagtttgagacccctgatttatagcATACAACAGAGATAAAATCCAATCAATTCAGTGACCCCACCAAAACTGATTGTGTCCCGCCTTTAATCTTCGTATGAATTATTTAGCTGAAGCCAGGTCAGCAGATCCCGAGTCCATCTGAGCTCATGGGCAAGATCCTGATCAAGAACAAGAAGGGCAGCCATGAGAAGACAAACCAGACGACAACAAAGAGCAGCACAACAGCCAATGACCAGACGACAACCACAGCTTCAAACGTACAAAACGCTGACACGCTTTCCCAAGAACCTGTCAACCAGACGAGCAGCAATACGGACAACCAAGGTGATTGAGACaaatcaaattcattcattcattcattcattttctaccgctggagcctatcccagctgtcttcgggcgagaggcggggtacaccctggactggtcaccagtcaatcacagggcacatatagacaaacaaccattcacactcacattcatacctatggacaatttggagtagccaattaacctagcatgtttttggaatgtgggaggaaaccggagtatccggagaaaacccacgcatgcacggggagaacatgcaaactccacacagagatggccgagggtggaattgaaccctggtctggtctCCTTAGCtgtgcgcgaaccactcgaccaccgtgccgccacacAAATCAAATTATGCAAGAAAAATAGTCTTGCTTGAACGTTAATGATGATGTTTCATCAGATGGGGGACCCGCGGGGGAGGACAATGAGGAGCAAGAGGACACAGGTGAACaggatgaggaaaaaatgaagaCATGCGACGAGGTACACAATGTTGTTAGAAAGCTATTACTCTGTAAATATATCTTCTTTGTCCAGCCTGAAGATTTTCACCAATCATCTTTATTTCCTGCCAATCCGTCACAGGGCACAgctggacaggaagtaacaGCATACGAGGCGATGTCATCACTGGTCAACTACATCCAGCCAAACAAATTCATCTCTTTTGACAATGCCAGAAGTATGTAGTTCCATCCGAGACAGATTGCTAAACTTTACACAAGCACGGGTAAACTCATTTACAGTTATGTAATGGCAGTTTATTtctttagaaaaaaacaagagtTACGTCATCTCGTCTTTTGTGGAGACCAAAGGGGAGGCTATGATTGCTAAGACTGCTGTTGAATTTGTGGAGTATCCTTTAAGATCTTTTTACGGCACAAAAGTATCAATGTTTGCAATTATTCCTAACCGTTCACTGTCAGATATAACAAAAGGCAAATGAGCAGGATTTACCCCAAAGGGACAAGAATGGACTCTTCCAATTTCAACCCCCAGCCCTTTTGGACAGTCGGTTGCCAGATGGTGGCGTTAAATTATCAGACAATGGGTAGGAAAATACACATTTGTTCCAGCGACAGAAATCACTAATACAGTAAAGAACACAAACATTAGCTGTCAGTTTCTTTTCCCCGCCACAGCAGGTCAGTGTTGCACCTTCTCAACGCTCTCTCTGATGGGCCTTGAGTGGTGCTGAGGAGAGCAAGGCCTTAAAAGGCTCTTTGTGTCTTTTCAGACTTCCCCATGCAGCTGAACATGTCTCTGTTTGAATTCAATGGGCGGACAGGCTACATCCTCAAGCATGACGTCCTGCGACGCGGCGACAAGaagtttgaccctttttgcgaGAGGATTGACACAGTTGTGGCCATCACGCTGACCATTAAGGCAGGTTCACAAACTTATGTAGCACTGCTTCTTCAGTTCGTCTGCAATTTAGCCTTTTTTGTATTTCTAATACAGAGACAGTGTAAAGTGTAAATACTGACCAACACCACATGAGTATTGACTATAACACTGGCTTATActtcacaacattcattcattttctatgccgcttatcctcacgagggtcacggaggtgctagagcctaccccagctgtcttcgggcgagaggcggagtccaccctggactggtcgccagccaatcacagggcacatatacaagacaaacaaccattcacactcacattcatacctatggacaatttggagtcgccaattaacctagcatgtttttggaatgtgggaggaaaccggagtacccggagaaaacccacgcatgcacggggagaacatgcaaactccacacagagatggccgagggtggaattgaactcaggtctcctagctgtgaggtctgcacataCATCACAACATATGATAGCATTCTTTTTATTTGCAACACCATGAACATGAAGAGGCATGTTAAAACTAATGGGACACTTCGAAAGTACAGTTTGTCTTTTTCTGTACAGTAATATGTGTTATGTTATTAATTTGTACCAAAACTGAAATGTACCAAAACCGAGGCAATTTGTCTcttaggaaataatgtaaatccaattaattcatGTCATATACACACAATTACAGtttataaaaattaacaaaattacagTTTATAAAGAACAATGATAGCTTTACATGCATAAGACAATTAAATCATTCTAAATGACGAATAGCTGCAACTGGTGAGATGGAATTCAGTGGTGTTTTCTCACGTTCTTGTGCTGGAAATTGCTTggcaaactgaaaaaaatttttatttggcCCCATTGTGGGTTACTTAGCAATCACACTCCATTAAAAAATGCCAGTCAGCAACTTGTAGGGTGCCTTTTTTGAGCACTCAATTTCGGGGAAGTatacagtacagggcaaacaGACAAGTTTGTTACGTGTTATAGTGTATGACAACCAAGGCAGTGTatgaaaaacttttttgtgCTGTTTGGTCCTGGTTCACACTCCTCATAGTTCTATCTTAGTACTGATTGTTGCCTAGTTTAAAACATATGCATAAAATCACTTCCTGATTGTACTACATTAATGTCAGGGTGGCATTAGCCACTCCACTACAGAAAATACCACCAAACTGCATTTTTATCCAAATTTGCCCGTGTCCCGTGATTTGAGTGTCTTTGAACACCCCTATAACAAACAAACTAACAAATAGCCATAACCCGATGAAAACAAACACCAAAAAGGTCACATGTCTCATCACCAGATATATTCGGGACAGTTTCTGTCGGACAAGAATGTGAGAACAGGAGTCGAGGTGGAAGTTATTGGACTGCCAGGAGACCCGAAGAAGAAATATCGCACCAAATTGTCCACCACACCCAACTCCATTAATCCAGTGTGGAATGAGGAACCTTTTGTGTTTGAAAAGGTGCGTACTCcaaacattatcattcattcattcattttctaccgttttttcctcacgagggtcgcgggggtgctagagcctatcccagttgtcttcgggcgagaggcggggtacaccatgggctggtcaccagccaatcacagggcacatatagacaaacaatcattcacactcacattcatacctatggacaatttggagtcgccaatcaacctagcatgtttttggaatgtgggaggaaaccggagtaccggagtaCCGCCAAACATTATCatcacatataaaaataaacatgttgtgTTTGTAGTATGACTTTTCAGTAACAATAACGTTGACAAAATTAGTGGAATTAGCCTACCTAATCCGTACCTattcattagtttctcagtaactacagtatttttgtgtaccttattgtaaagtgtgtTACTGgagttaaaatgtatttttttatgacagaTTCTCCTCCCAGAAATGGCCTCTCTGAGAATGGTAGTCCATGATGAAAACTGCAAATTCATTGGACACAGAATCATCCCACTTGATGCCATTCAGTCAGGTTAGtgtaatgtaaaaagaaaaagacaaatcGGTGACGTTGCTGCCTTGTTCACTCGGGTTTGTGTCCTACAGGCTTCCATCACATCTGCCTGCGTAGCGAGAGCAACATGCCGCTCACTCTGCCTGCTCTTTTTGTATACATTGAGGTCAAGGACTACATCCCTGCTGCTTTTGCAGGTTTGTggcttttcattattttctttttttgatgGCTAGGCTAAGGTGGTAGGGCTGACATGAAATCTAATCTTTAAATTTAAAGACTAAATTTAAAGGCATTGTCCCACAGTGAGTCTCACTCACTGGCCAGGGCAGCAGAGCCAACTCGCCCTGGCCAATATACTGGCTATCACCCTTAAGTTCCAGGTAGACGTGATTGCAGTAATGAACTGACTTTTCTTCTGTCTTTTTGTGCATTAATGTTTTGTGGaggaggctgcatggtggccgagtggttagcgctcagacctcacagctaggagaacggggttcaattccaccttcggccatctctgtgtggagtttgcatgtccgggtactccggtttcctcccacattccaaaaacatgctaggttaattggcaactccaaattgtccataggtatgaatgtgagtgtgaatggttgtttgtctatatgtgccctgtgattggctggcaacccgcctcttgcccgaagatagctgggataggctccagcatccccagcgacgcttgtgaggataagcggtagaaaatgaatgaataaatgaatgtacgtATATGTGTTTCAGATTTCACAGATGCTCTATTTAACCCAACTAAGGGCACAGAGAAGACAACAAGAATGCCcaaagaggtaaaaaaaaaatacagtaaacctaaGTTACCCTTTGTATGTTAATTTGTTATGTATTTggtgacaataataatagtaaaaataatcgTAGTGTTGCATTGAGATGTCCTGAAGGATGTCGTTGATTCATACATTCCTGATATTAGTGATGTGCGGCTCCACACTGAAATATTAATACTTCCAATACCAGCTCCTCTTGCTATGAAATTGATGCTCAAACTAAATTATCcatcatttattttactttttcattgtttttaataCAATGAAACAATTGTTACAATTGGCTAAATTTGAAATAACCTTGCTACCTTTCCTTTCTGTGCCCATGCAGTCATCAGCAGACTACCTTTCTCCTTATGAGTTGCCTTTTGTGGCCCAAACTGAGGTGACTGAAAGAGAACCACCAGGTAAAAATAAAGGAAATATTGTCGTTTCAATCAGTTCTAGTAAAGCTGTCTGATCACTGATGTTTTTCAACGTAAATCTCCCAGTAGAAAAGGTGTTCTCTGAACCAAACCCACCCATTGAAGCAAGTTACCCACCATCCCAAGACGATGCTCCACCTGAACCGAATGCCGAGGACACTGCAGGAGAGTCAGACACTCCACAACCTGAATCTCTTCCTACGGTTGCTGATGCACAAGATGCTTCACCCCAAGCAGGAAGTGCCACATGTCAGACACTTCCAGGTCCCCCTGAGGATGAGCATGACACAGAGGAGTCAAGCACTGACTCCACAAACTCTGAGCTTATTTCAGATGACAAACCAGTTGAAGATGACGTTCAAGGAGAGCCTACTTCAAGTTCATCAGCTGAATGTGCAGAGTCAGATCAATCATCTTCAGCTTGTGGCGAAGGTAACTGCATCACACGCTGCAACTAGCTTTCCTCCTGGTAATGCATTtgaagtagggctgtcaaatgattaaaattaatcacagttaatcacagttttcaaatgaattaatcacaattaatcaccatttgcaactgtgtccatttttactgtagtttattgaaagaaattattatatatatttgtatgtattaacagcttcACGCCAACTGAAAACTAATGAAAAAGATAACTTTGCATTCAAGCAAGCTGAACTCACatgtttttagtttattttctgggatttaccagcatacttaaatgcagcaaattgtacttctgcATTAAGAGCTTTAAAGAGAGGGATACGAAAATGtgcttttgtctttctgtttatttagaccacataTACATGCATAATAAAGAAGTTGTTGTGATTttcggagtgtccctgaatacGCAAACAATGAGGAAGTCTGAACCACAGAAATACATTACGTAGAAAACTCATGAGCCGTACGTTTATGTCACCGCgagtccgccatcttgtgtagcactagCTTGTTCGTTTGCGACTTTCAgcgtttttattgatgttttctTAAATTCTGGACGTGACAAGGCATTACAATACCACACTAAACTACCTATATATAGCCTATACACTGCGCACGCTGAGCTGCCAggttgtgctacacaagatggcggcgtgttCACTCAAGTACAGCGCGGTGGCGACACCgctgtttgtgtgttgtgtccgGGTGTGGGCTTTCTACGTCTTTATATTTCTGACTAGAgacgtgtttgtgagttggagacacatatatggtgttggaaaTTGTTAGAATAAACCTATAAAAGAGTGGcatactctgtgtgtgtggggggggggggcacaccgTGCCACGGTCTGTCGTCATGATGAGAGGCGTGGCTTGCCATGATACACAAGTGTTAATTGCGTAATTAAAGAAATACCGCCATTAATAAGCTATATTAACAGTCAGTGATgtgttatttgttattaaacCACTGTGTTTATGCTGCAGAATCTTCCACTGTGACGACCGGAGAGCTGACACAGCAAAAGAGCTACTTGAAGATCATCAAGCATCAGGAGAAGGAGATGAAAGAAACAGAAAAGAAGTATGACAGAAAAGCAGAATATCTGACCCAGAAATACACGGAAGCTTTCAAGGCTTGCAAGAAAAAGTCATCGCTGAAGAAAAAAGAGTGAGGGGATTAATTTCTTGTTTCTTTCATCTCATATTCACAGAAGCTGTCCTAGGAGTCACAGTGGAATTTGACAGGCTGAACATCGCctgagttgttgttgttttgatctGTGTTAATAATTAGATTAACTAGAGACAAGTATGTCCctgttcatgtgtttttctttttagcgcagcaataaaacaaattaaatatgcTGCTGCATTGATTTGTGTTTTCTTGGTAGAAAATATGTGGTGCGTTTATGATTTCCTGTAAATGTAAGCTATGTACATTCGCTGAAAATAATGTACTCTGTTCCCATTGTGCAGGACTTGCCTGATTGGAGGAAGCACATCCGACTTCAGCATGAAGACAGCGGAGGAGAACAAGCAAAAAATGCAATCTGAGTTGCACACTTTGTGGACGGAACAGTATGTTCACctgaggaggaagaaggagCAATGTGCAACAGAGGTTGGTTTAAATGGGAACATGTCACCAGGGCT
The sequence above is drawn from the Doryrhamphus excisus isolate RoL2022-K1 chromosome 13, RoL_Dexc_1.0, whole genome shotgun sequence genome and encodes:
- the plcb2 gene encoding 1-phosphatidylinositol 4,5-bisphosphate phosphodiesterase beta-2 isoform X3; the protein is MTKEHFTKFLNEKQRDSRLNEELFPRLRQDQIRALMAKYEPCNTNCNRGLITPEGLLSFLMGPETSVVMQDRLAKCQDMTQPIPHYFIKSSHNTYLTAGQFSGVSSPEMYRQCLLSGCRCLELDCWKGKPPEEEPIITHGFTMTTEILFKDVIEAIAESAFKTSPYPVILSFENHVDSVKQQEKMANYCKTIFGNALLTEPLDKYPLKPGQQIPSPSELMGKILIKNKKGSHEKTNQTTTKSSTTANDQTTTTASNVQNADTLSQEPVNQTSSNTDNQDGGPAGEDNEEQEDTGEQDEEKMKTCDEGTAGQEVTAYEAMSSLVNYIQPNKFISFDNARKKNKSYVISSFVETKGEAMIAKTAVEFVEYNKRQMSRIYPKGTRMDSSNFNPQPFWTVGCQMVALNYQTMDFPMQLNMSLFEFNGRTGYILKHDVLRRGDKKFDPFCERIDTVVAITLTIKIYSGQFLSDKNVRTGVEVEVIGLPGDPKKKYRTKLSTTPNSINPVWNEEPFVFEKILLPEMASLRMVVHDENCKFIGHRIIPLDAIQSGFHHICLRSESNMPLTLPALFVYIEVKDYIPAAFADFTDALFNPTKGTEKTTRMPKESSADYLSPYELPFVAQTEVTEREPPVEKVFSEPNPPIEASYPPSQDDAPPEPNAEDTAGESDTPQPESLPTVADAQDASPQAGSATCQTLPGPPEDEHDTEESSTDSTNSELISDDKPVEDDVQGEPTSSSSAECAESDQSSSACGEESSTVTTGELTQQKSYLKIIKHQEKEMKETEKKYDRKAEYLTQKYTEAFKACKKKSSLKKKETCLIGGSTSDFSMKTAEENKQKMQSELHTLWTEQYVHLRRKKEQCATERLAKLMEMASERHSTELKTLGSEIKAQKKKTKSSCSENAKLKKATSMELLDEPDASDSVPCDYSTQQETLMVKQAATLEEIKALTNQLNQEALKEHEDKMRSLSAEVRQAVNACVGAHFPELIDQAVTNKAEGANFYGDVFLG
- the plcb2 gene encoding 1-phosphatidylinositol 4,5-bisphosphate phosphodiesterase beta-2 isoform X4, which gives rise to MNKKRYFLDHPVVKDYMVKGERFTKWSEDSNKTVPVTMKMDMKGFYLYWTNQSKETTFLDVATIRDTRTGRYAKLPKHPKVRNVFNLDFPDSNHLSKTLTVVSGPDTVNLTYHNFFASKDKVTQNWANDILAIAYNAARNNACRQVFLDKIYVRICLHTNKDGKIPVKNIYKMFPADKKRVESALASAHLPKGKYDSMKSDVFTESAFKNFLAHLCPRPEIYEIFTAYSNKPTMTKEHFTKFLNEKQRDSRLNEELFPRLRQDQIRALMAKYEPCNTNCNRGLITPEGLLSFLMGPETSVVMQDRLAKCQDMTQPIPHYFIKSSHNTYLTAGQFSGVSSPEMYRQCLLSGCRCLELDCWKGKPPEEEPIITHGFTMTTEILFKDVIEAIAESAFKTSPYPVILSFENHVDSVKQQEKMANYCKTIFGNALLTEPLDKYPLKPGQQIPSPSELMGKILIKNKKGSHEKTNQTTTKSSTTANDQTTTTASNVQNADTLSQEPVNQTSSNTDNQDGGPAGEDNEEQEDTGEQDEEKMKTCDEGTAGQEVTAYEAMSSLVNYIQPNKFISFDNARKKNKSYVISSFVETKGEAMIAKTAVEFVEYNKRQMSRIYPKGTRMDSSNFNPQPFWTVGCQMVALNYQTMDFPMQLNMSLFEFNGRTGYILKHDVLRRGDKKFDPFCERIDTVVAITLTIKIYSGQFLSDKNVRTGVEVEVIGLPGDPKKKYRTKLSTTPNSINPVWNEEPFVFEKILLPEMASLRMVVHDENCKFIGHRIIPLDAIQSGFHHICLRSESNMPLTLPALFVYIEVKDYIPAAFADFTDALFNPTKGTEKTTRMPKESSADYLSPYELPFVAQTEVTEREPPVEKVFSEPNPPIEASYPPSQDDAPPEPNAEDTAGESDTPQPESLPTVADAQDASPQAGSATCQTLPGPPEDEHDTEESSTDSTNSELISDDKPVEDDVQGEPTSSSSAECAESDQSSSACGEGNCITRCN